The segment GATCTTTTGGTATTGAAGTCAGGGATCAACTGGATCAAGAAATTGCAAGAATGTTCTACAGTGGAGGTCTACCGTTTAACCTTGCAAGAAACCCACATTATCATAGGTCTTACCAGTTTGCTGCTGAAAACAAGATTGATGGTTATGTGCCTCCTGGTTACAATAAGCTTAGAACTACGCTGCTTCAGAAAGAGAGAAACAATGTTGAAAGATTATTGGTTCCATTTAAGTCAACATGGAAAGAAAGAGGGGTGACGATTGTGTCAGATGGTTGGAGCGATCCTACTAGAAAACCTTTGATTAATTTCATTGCTACTTCTGGAAGTGGTCCTATATTCCTCAAGGCTGTGAACTGTTTTGGAGAAGTGAAAGATAGATTCTTCATCTCTGGTCTGATGAAAGAGGTTATCAATGAAGTGGGTCATCAAAACGTTGTGCAAATCATCACTGATAATGCAGCAAATTGTAAGGCTGCTGGAGAGATTATTGAGAGTACGTTTCCTCATATTTATTGGACACCATGTGTGGTTCACACCCTCAATCTTGCTTTGAAGAACATTTGTGCAGCAAAGAATGTGGAGAAGAATGCTTCAACATATGAAGAATGCAATTGGATAACTGATGTTCATGGAGATGCACTTGCAATAAAACATTTCATCATGAACCACAACATGAGACTAGCTATCTTTAGTAAGTTCTCTCCTCTTAAATTGCTTGCAGTTGCTGATACACGTTTTGCCTCTATCATTGTGATGCTTAAGAGATTGAAGCTTGTCAAAAGAGGCCTTGAAGCTATGGTCATAAGTGAGGAGTGGTCTACTTATAGAGAAGATGATGTGGGGAAAGCAACCTTTGTGAAGGGCAAGATTCTTAGTGATGATTGGTGGGAGCAAGTGTCATACATTATTGATTTCACAAGACCAATATATGAGATGATAAGGTTTTGTGACACTGACAAACCATGTCTTCATTTGGTATATGAGATGTGGGATTCCATGATTGAGAAGGTGAAGTCTGAGATCTATAAGAAAGAGAAACGTCCAGTGATTGAAGTTAGCTCTTTCTATACAGTTGTTCATGAGATTTTAGTGGATCGCTGGACAAAAAACAACACTCCTCTGCATTGTCTAGCTCACTCTTTAAATCCAAGgtaattgattttaaaatatatgtttttttctttttgtttcattgCCTCATATAAGACATCTTTTTCATTGTAGATTTTATAGTGATGAATGGCTAAGTGAAGATTCTACAAGACTTGGTCCACATAGAGATCCAGATGTCTCAAATGAGAGAATGAAGTGTTTTAGAAGATTGTTTCCGAGTATTGATGATCATCTTAAGGTTATGGATGAATATGCTTTATTCTCCATGAGAACTGGTCCTTTTGAGGATTTAACATGCATTTCGGTGATGTTTACTATGGAACCCAAGAAATGGTGGGCTAACTTTGGTGCTCAAACTCCTTTCCTACAGACTTTGGCTTTTAAGTTGCTTGGACAGCCTAGTTCATCTTCATGTGCTGAGCGTAACTGGAGTACTTACTCATTCATTCATTCACTTAGAAGGAATAAGTTGAATCCAAGTCGTGCTCAAGATCTAGTTTTTATCCACAACAATTTGCGTTTCTTATCAAGGAACTCCGAGCAATacgaaaaagaaaagacaaagatGTGGGATGTTGGTGGAGATGATTTTGATTCTATGGAAGATATGGGATATTTGGAGTTTGCAAGTCTTTCACTAGATGAACCAGAATTGGAGAATGGATTGATCGatgattagtttattttttattttacttaagATATTATAgtgatgttttattttatttaagatattattatggtgttttattttatatgagatttatgctttggttttaatatttatatatacatatttattttatatatatatatatatatatagacgtACCCATGCCGTACCCGTATCCATAAA is part of the Brassica rapa cultivar Chiifu-401-42 chromosome A09, CAAS_Brap_v3.01, whole genome shotgun sequence genome and harbors:
- the LOC108869695 gene encoding uncharacterized protein LOC108869695, translating into MTSQGASDSVDNASEEAPLWNYVTKLEKSGAKGGTWKFKCNICNEDRQGSYFRIRAHLLGIKNQGIAICKKATRSQKFDMQKLEDEFEKKKNESGSRALPLPCENNETDHASKKRKAADSAIVRSFGIEVRDQLDQEIARMFYSGGLPFNLARNPHYHRSYQFAAENKIDGYVPPGYNKLRTTLLQKERNNVERLLVPFKSTWKERGVTIVSDGWSDPTRKPLINFIATSGSGPIFLKAVNCFGEVKDRFFISGLMKEVINEVGHQNVVQIITDNAANCKAAGEIIESTFPHIYWTPCVVHTLNLALKNICAAKNVEKNASTYEECNWITDVHGDALAIKHFIMNHNMRLAIFSKFSPLKLLAVADTRFASIIVMLKRLKLVKRGLEAMVISEEWSTYREDDVGKATFVKGKILSDDWWEQVSYIIDFTRPIYEMIRFCDTDKPCLHLVYEMWDSMIEKVKSEIYKKEKRPVIEVSSFYTVVHEILVDRWTKNNTPLHCLAHSLNPRFYSDEWLSEDSTRLGPHRDPDVSNERMKCFRRLFPSIDDHLKVMDEYALFSMRTGPFEDLTCISVMFTMEPKKWWANFGAQTPFLQTLAFKLLGQPSSSSCAERNWSTYSFIHSLRRNKLNPSRAQDLVFIHNNLRFLSRNSEQYEKEKTKMWDVGGDDFDSMEDMGYLEFASLSLDEPELENGLIDD